The Trinickia acidisoli genome includes a window with the following:
- a CDS encoding LuxR family transcriptional regulator, producing the protein MTVNATCERSVSTSTPMQRILRISDCKSEAELTRALSDVISSTGFDYFQYVGDFMLDRHGSIRKSLSNFPTEWVARYTASRYESVDPAFRHALTHVTPAIWSSVCVREVSAEQQEYLSDARNHEIGDGVSFPIQTKNGDNAILSFANHISRSDTDEIVVRTLAEGSLTAAYAHDAMRRIVDKERNVLQAPLTSRELECLRWIAVGKSNWEIAMIFGMTEHGVVYYVRKLLWKLSVHNRHQAVARATAYGLL; encoded by the coding sequence ATGACCGTGAATGCAACATGTGAACGCTCGGTATCTACCAGCACGCCGATGCAGCGCATATTACGGATAAGCGATTGCAAGAGCGAAGCCGAACTAACGCGTGCACTATCCGACGTCATCAGTTCTACGGGATTCGACTATTTCCAGTATGTGGGCGATTTCATGCTCGACAGGCATGGGAGCATTCGTAAATCGCTTTCCAACTTTCCCACCGAGTGGGTTGCGCGGTATACCGCTTCTCGATACGAAAGCGTGGATCCGGCATTTCGGCACGCACTCACTCATGTCACGCCGGCGATTTGGTCGAGCGTTTGCGTACGAGAAGTGTCAGCGGAGCAACAAGAATATTTGAGCGACGCACGCAACCACGAAATCGGAGATGGCGTCAGCTTCCCCATTCAAACAAAGAACGGCGACAACGCCATACTTAGCTTCGCCAATCACATCAGCAGAAGTGACACCGACGAGATCGTGGTCCGCACGCTGGCGGAAGGTAGCCTCACTGCGGCGTACGCCCACGACGCCATGCGACGAATCGTCGACAAAGAGCGCAACGTCCTGCAGGCACCGCTCACCAGTCGCGAACTCGAATGCCTCCGGTGGATCGCCGTCGGCAAATCGAACTGGGAAATCGCGATGATCTTCGGGATGACCGAGCATGGGGTGGTGTACTACGTGCGCAAGCTTCTATGGAAGCTCAGTGTCCACAATCGCCACCAAGCGGTTGCGCGCGCA
- a CDS encoding IS630 family transposase — translation MKCKRSSDGRKLDHHTLQVMRQQAVKAAHEGTTVASIAAAFGVSTRTVFNWLAQFAEGGQNALLAKPIPGRPPKISADEMRWIAQAVRDNSPQQFKFEFGLWTLSLISELIKRQFGKSLALASVSRVMKLLGFSVQKPLYQAWQQDTQLVHEWETKTYPAIKAQARAQGAVIYFADEAGIRSDYHTGTTWAPVGQTPVVEVTGRRFSFNMISAVSPGGEFRFMIHEGSVRATTFKEFLARLMVGASKPIFLIVDGHPIHKSKLVKDYVASLDGQLTLFYLPPYAPQLNPDEQVWAHVKRRVSRQLVQSLDDMKSLALGALRRIQKLPDLVKSFFRQPECQYASE, via the coding sequence ATGAAATGCAAACGTTCATCAGACGGCCGCAAGCTGGATCACCACACGCTCCAGGTCATGCGCCAACAAGCGGTTAAGGCGGCGCACGAAGGCACAACGGTGGCATCGATAGCGGCTGCGTTCGGTGTGAGCACTCGCACGGTTTTTAACTGGCTCGCCCAGTTCGCCGAAGGCGGACAGAATGCACTTTTGGCCAAGCCGATTCCGGGGCGGCCACCGAAGATCAGTGCCGACGAAATGCGTTGGATTGCCCAGGCGGTTCGCGACAACTCTCCCCAACAGTTCAAGTTCGAATTCGGTCTGTGGACACTGTCGTTGATCAGCGAACTGATCAAGCGCCAGTTCGGCAAATCTTTGGCGTTGGCCTCGGTCAGCCGTGTCATGAAGCTGCTTGGCTTTTCCGTCCAAAAGCCGCTGTATCAAGCTTGGCAGCAAGACACCCAACTCGTGCACGAGTGGGAAACCAAGACGTATCCGGCGATCAAGGCGCAAGCCCGCGCGCAAGGCGCGGTGATCTATTTTGCCGATGAAGCGGGCATTCGCTCCGACTACCATACCGGCACGACCTGGGCTCCGGTCGGCCAAACGCCCGTCGTCGAGGTAACTGGGCGACGCTTCTCGTTCAACATGATCTCGGCGGTCAGTCCTGGTGGCGAATTTCGCTTCATGATTCACGAGGGATCGGTGAGGGCGACGACCTTCAAGGAATTTCTCGCTCGTCTGATGGTCGGTGCAAGCAAGCCAATCTTCTTGATCGTCGATGGTCATCCGATCCATAAATCCAAGCTCGTCAAAGACTACGTCGCATCGCTCGATGGGCAGCTCACGTTGTTCTACCTGCCGCCCTACGCGCCGCAGTTGAACCCCGATGAACAAGTGTGGGCACACGTCAAACGGCGAGTCAGCCGGCAGCTTGTGCAAAGCCTGGACGACATGAAGTCGCTCGCCCTCGGTGCGTTGCGACGCATTCAAAAACTGCCCGACCTCGTCAAATCGTTCTTCCGTCAGCCCGAGTGTCAATACGCTAGCGAGTGA
- a CDS encoding CIS tube protein: MLERNSKSSALLAILPSGLQHAYIHVENSNWAAMGLSGKSIDVMYNPAELSLNQRAVVQGEGNNVWFSRTEPDDLVVTLLFDTYEKRTDVRKKTNEILALTEPWPAKAGAKVPPTVRFLWADRLFTGIVTHVAQKFTMFLPSGVPVRADLTVTLKEVLTDAEEIKAQGLDNCRRLWTVSASDRLDLIAYDVLGDRSQWRLIADANGIYDPIGFPGRRWTGVTIAIPDTRNETFEPLGASDYV, translated from the coding sequence ATGCTCGAGCGAAACAGCAAATCAAGCGCGCTGTTGGCTATTTTGCCGAGCGGCTTGCAGCATGCCTACATTCATGTCGAGAACTCCAATTGGGCTGCGATGGGGCTCAGCGGCAAATCGATCGACGTCATGTACAACCCCGCGGAGTTGTCGCTCAATCAACGCGCGGTGGTGCAGGGCGAGGGCAACAACGTATGGTTCTCGCGAACCGAGCCTGACGATTTGGTGGTGACGCTCCTTTTCGACACCTACGAAAAGCGGACCGACGTTCGCAAGAAAACCAATGAGATTCTCGCGTTGACCGAGCCTTGGCCCGCGAAAGCGGGAGCGAAGGTACCGCCGACGGTGCGTTTCTTATGGGCGGATCGCTTGTTCACCGGCATCGTGACTCACGTTGCACAAAAGTTCACGATGTTTTTGCCGTCGGGGGTGCCCGTACGGGCCGACCTCACCGTAACGCTGAAGGAGGTGTTGACCGATGCGGAGGAGATCAAGGCGCAAGGTCTCGATAATTGCCGCCGGTTATGGACCGTATCGGCTAGCGATCGCCTGGACTTGATCGCCTACGACGTTCTGGGAGACCGGAGCCAGTGGCGTCTGATTGCGGATGCAAACGGTATCTATGATCCGATCGGTTTCCCGGGACGTCGTTGGACTGGCGTCACGATCGCCATCCCCGATACGAGGAACGAGACGTTCGAGCCGCTAGGAGCATCGGACTATGTCTGA
- a CDS encoding phage tail protein produces MATQQQRDPYRGFRFRVEITGIIVAAFSEVNVPDVTVDAVDYREGTDPAFRRTLSGLTSYGRVTLKKGMTYSLDLYNWHYQVVQKGTSTSNARRNASITLLDSDGSTAAQWSLFNAWPTTYQTSGLNASSAEVMIETLELSIEYMKRMK; encoded by the coding sequence ATGGCTACTCAGCAGCAGCGTGACCCCTATCGCGGTTTTCGTTTTCGTGTCGAGATCACCGGCATCATCGTCGCGGCATTTTCAGAAGTGAACGTTCCGGACGTCACGGTCGATGCCGTCGATTACCGCGAAGGTACCGATCCCGCCTTTCGCCGAACGCTCTCGGGCTTGACCTCTTACGGGCGGGTGACGTTGAAGAAGGGCATGACGTACTCGCTGGATCTGTACAACTGGCACTACCAGGTCGTGCAAAAAGGCACGTCCACGTCGAACGCGCGACGCAATGCTTCCATCACGCTGCTCGATAGCGACGGCTCGACGGCCGCGCAGTGGTCGCTGTTCAACGCATGGCCCACGACCTATCAGACGAGCGGCCTGAATGCGAGCAGCGCGGAGGTCATGATCGAGACGCTCGAACTCTCGATCGAATACATGAAGCGGATGAAGTAG
- a CDS encoding phage tail sheath family protein, translating into MADGNSYSHPGVYIQELPGIPSIQGVSTSIPVIIGATEKLDSSDRNVARRVSSWAEYQSRYGGFVWGACACAAAYEFFAEGGAVCYVIGICPDTPPKLALATVTDGNGNYQVTAASQGDWPNSLLQVTVTDVGPIPKGAQASNYFSVNVVIGNADLQSTDQDGTIWRKLFALYIANNSIRATTLSGQDGTWYVLESFGPFTAMSLTPAGDGGPCPLQAQINAKSMFIRVLSTPQPGDVGQQTRAGTPVKLDGGDPVTYDSSIYDGALPALASIPDASLLATPDAAVVELTSDSTSAQSLTSVITDVMTHCQKLPNLFYVIDAPYVDDSTDTDNIVAFVAGGATNNTALIYENAALYYPWTFVLNPVTGTSVPIPPSGPVLGRYATTDLTAGVHVSPAGVRTGRIATATALTGWLTESDQDDLNPHGINAIRNIAGYGVTIYGARTLAGPGQWQYIAVRRFVTFVELSLKTSLQWVVFQPNSELLWATVVREITAFLTLVWHQGALFGSTADEAFFVTCDSTNNPPALRAQGVLNIDVGLAVLYPAEFVVIRIAQMTSSQSSGS; encoded by the coding sequence ATGGCAGATGGCAACAGTTATTCGCATCCCGGCGTCTACATACAAGAACTTCCGGGCATTCCGTCGATTCAGGGCGTGTCGACGTCGATTCCGGTAATCATTGGGGCGACGGAAAAGCTCGACTCGTCGGACCGCAACGTAGCTCGAAGGGTTAGCAGTTGGGCGGAATATCAAAGCAGGTATGGCGGGTTCGTTTGGGGGGCGTGCGCCTGCGCGGCGGCCTACGAATTCTTTGCTGAAGGTGGGGCGGTGTGCTATGTCATAGGCATTTGCCCAGACACCCCGCCAAAGCTTGCCCTAGCGACTGTGACGGATGGTAATGGAAACTATCAAGTCACTGCGGCAAGTCAGGGCGATTGGCCTAACAGCCTTTTACAAGTCACGGTGACGGACGTTGGGCCCATCCCGAAGGGCGCGCAAGCTTCCAACTACTTCAGCGTCAATGTCGTGATCGGCAATGCCGATCTCCAGTCCACTGATCAGGACGGCACCATATGGCGCAAGCTTTTCGCCCTATACATCGCCAATAACTCGATAAGGGCGACGACGCTCAGCGGTCAGGACGGCACGTGGTACGTCCTGGAATCGTTCGGGCCATTTACCGCAATGAGTTTGACGCCAGCCGGCGACGGCGGACCTTGTCCCCTGCAGGCGCAGATCAACGCCAAATCAATGTTCATTCGCGTATTGTCGACGCCGCAGCCGGGCGACGTGGGCCAGCAAACTCGTGCGGGAACACCCGTGAAGCTCGATGGCGGCGATCCAGTCACGTACGACAGTTCGATCTATGACGGTGCGCTACCCGCGCTTGCATCGATTCCCGACGCGAGCCTACTGGCGACGCCAGATGCGGCTGTAGTTGAACTAACAAGCGATTCAACATCGGCGCAATCGCTCACATCCGTGATCACGGATGTGATGACACACTGCCAAAAACTACCCAATCTGTTCTATGTGATCGATGCGCCCTACGTCGACGACTCGACTGACACCGATAACATCGTCGCATTCGTTGCCGGCGGAGCGACAAACAACACCGCGCTGATCTATGAAAACGCCGCGCTCTATTACCCGTGGACGTTCGTTTTGAACCCAGTCACCGGCACCAGCGTGCCGATTCCCCCGAGTGGTCCCGTGCTCGGCCGCTATGCGACCACGGACCTCACTGCTGGCGTGCACGTTTCTCCGGCGGGCGTGCGCACGGGGCGAATCGCAACGGCGACGGCCCTAACGGGATGGTTGACTGAGAGCGATCAAGACGACCTCAACCCTCACGGCATCAATGCGATCCGCAACATTGCGGGGTACGGCGTCACGATTTACGGGGCACGCACCCTTGCTGGGCCGGGCCAATGGCAATACATCGCGGTCCGCCGTTTCGTCACGTTCGTGGAGCTGAGCCTGAAGACGAGTCTGCAATGGGTTGTCTTCCAACCCAATAGCGAACTGCTTTGGGCAACCGTCGTGCGCGAAATTACGGCGTTCTTGACCTTGGTATGGCACCAAGGCGCATTGTTTGGTTCGACGGCCGACGAGGCTTTCTTCGTCACCTGCGACTCCACGAACAACCCTCCCGCGTTGCGTGCGCAAGGCGTGCTCAATATCGACGTGGGCTTGGCTGTTCTCTACCCCGCGGAATTCGTGGTGATACGCATCGCACAAATGACCTCGTCGCAAAGTTCGGGATCTTGA
- a CDS encoding GPW/gp25 family protein, protein MLVNGDFLGRGWSFPIGLSTSGRLQWSTGDEKIRESILIILRTVPGERVLMPAFGCRIGELVFAPNDGPTRALAQTYVKEALQVWEPRIDPPNVAVKVDPTVPSALLIGIDYVVRETNKAGNLVYPFYLK, encoded by the coding sequence ATGCTCGTCAATGGCGATTTCCTGGGAAGGGGCTGGTCGTTTCCGATCGGGCTATCGACTTCCGGTCGGCTGCAATGGAGCACCGGCGACGAAAAGATTCGCGAGTCGATCTTGATCATCCTGCGCACCGTACCAGGCGAGCGTGTGCTGATGCCGGCGTTCGGTTGCCGCATCGGCGAATTGGTGTTTGCACCGAACGACGGTCCTACGCGTGCGCTGGCACAAACCTACGTCAAAGAGGCGCTGCAAGTCTGGGAGCCGCGCATCGACCCGCCGAATGTCGCGGTCAAAGTCGATCCCACAGTACCGAGCGCCTTGCTGATCGGCATCGACTACGTTGTCAGAGAGACGAACAAGGCAGGCAATCTCGTCTATCCCTTTTACCTCAAATGA
- a CDS encoding PAAR domain-containing protein, producing the protein MKQRIAKAGDGIGPVIDTHTVVNGATGETQQQPFPFDGVFYPSTLEANVRINGMAVATIESEVHNDPPHIPPPSYSFVEPPTNLGEIATCNIKVRVNGKKAARATDLCRTCTEIPQAPPPQVQVRQPVRVYVGTPSPGDA; encoded by the coding sequence ATGAAACAACGCATTGCAAAGGCGGGCGACGGGATAGGACCGGTGATCGATACCCACACCGTAGTCAACGGTGCGACCGGCGAAACGCAACAGCAGCCGTTCCCGTTCGACGGGGTGTTCTATCCTTCGACGCTCGAAGCGAATGTTCGAATCAACGGAATGGCGGTAGCGACGATCGAGTCGGAGGTTCATAACGATCCTCCGCACATACCGCCGCCGTCTTACTCGTTCGTCGAGCCGCCCACGAACTTGGGCGAGATCGCGACATGCAACATCAAAGTACGAGTCAACGGCAAAAAAGCAGCAAGAGCGACGGATCTATGCCGGACGTGCACTGAGATTCCGCAGGCGCCGCCCCCGCAAGTGCAGGTTCGGCAGCCTGTTCGCGTGTACGTCGGTACGCCAAGCCCCGGCGACGCCTAA
- a CDS encoding phage tail protein, producing MSLSVGGAMKALEGAAFDPFKAYNFRVMLSPDFSTSGVLGAVGAGALASVALGSFTSVAGIGWKTEVRTVREGGVNDREHKLPGQTTCNELLFTKGLTLLDPMWEWYRFTLTGRVKRMNGTIVLMSDTHTPNIGAVPAVGVPVAAWNFYHAWPTALEGARLDASQSLIAVQQLTLAVDRIEKTISLGSLL from the coding sequence ATGAGTCTTTCTGTCGGCGGGGCAATGAAGGCGCTCGAAGGCGCAGCATTCGATCCGTTCAAGGCCTACAACTTTCGCGTCATGCTGAGTCCCGACTTCAGCACGAGCGGCGTGTTGGGTGCCGTTGGCGCAGGTGCGTTGGCGAGTGTCGCGCTCGGCAGTTTCACTTCGGTGGCAGGTATCGGTTGGAAGACGGAAGTGCGCACGGTGCGTGAAGGTGGCGTCAATGATCGCGAGCATAAGCTACCCGGTCAAACGACGTGTAACGAGCTGCTATTCACGAAGGGCCTCACGCTTTTGGATCCGATGTGGGAGTGGTACCGCTTTACGCTTACCGGCCGTGTAAAGCGCATGAACGGCACGATCGTGTTGATGTCGGATACCCACACGCCGAACATCGGTGCCGTACCTGCGGTTGGGGTGCCGGTTGCGGCGTGGAATTTCTATCATGCATGGCCGACTGCGCTCGAGGGGGCGCGTCTCGATGCGTCGCAAAGCCTGATTGCCGTTCAACAACTCACGCTCGCGGTTGATCGGATAGAAAAGACGATCAGTCTCGGTTCGCTACTTTAG
- a CDS encoding phage baseplate assembly protein V, which produces MSAHLRLELAQVANADDEEDADDRANLGCVKVRFADGLISDWLQVASPFAGPEYGMFALPREGTPALVAFATDDRTCGYVIGFLWSGKSKPPIADQAKQQQVWIVKDKNGNALTIDSEKNSISIESKGDLSINAEGKITIESKDALSIKAARTITIEGNEIDLNAQEG; this is translated from the coding sequence GTGAGCGCGCACCTGAGACTCGAACTCGCACAAGTGGCGAACGCGGACGATGAAGAAGACGCCGACGACAGGGCAAACCTCGGTTGCGTCAAAGTGAGGTTCGCGGACGGCTTGATTTCGGATTGGCTGCAGGTAGCCAGTCCGTTTGCAGGGCCCGAATACGGCATGTTCGCGTTGCCGCGGGAGGGCACGCCGGCATTGGTTGCTTTCGCTACGGACGACCGCACTTGCGGATACGTCATCGGCTTTCTATGGAGCGGCAAGTCGAAGCCGCCTATCGCCGACCAGGCAAAGCAACAGCAGGTGTGGATCGTCAAAGACAAGAATGGAAACGCACTGACGATCGATAGCGAAAAGAATTCGATTTCGATCGAAAGCAAAGGAGACCTATCGATCAACGCGGAGGGAAAGATCACGATCGAAAGCAAAGATGCTTTGTCGATCAAGGCAGCGAGAACGATCACGATCGAGGGAAACGAGATCGACCTCAACGCGCAAGAGGGTTGA
- a CDS encoding Pvc16 family protein: MIDTGDSALIIPSISEALRKFICENVPLLSEGGISFDSPADWDGAKQNSLLIYLYQTEVNPYLRNLPPTILAKESIDNQAPALMSVPAPLVVDLTYMMVAYGSSGENEQIIANGLINMLDTCGYIPDTYLTRGLKLSGNDALAVVPQTTSFHELRDLWAPFSQKSY, translated from the coding sequence ATGATCGACACTGGCGATTCCGCACTCATCATCCCTTCGATCAGCGAGGCGTTGCGTAAATTTATCTGCGAAAACGTTCCTCTGCTGTCGGAAGGTGGGATTTCGTTCGATTCCCCGGCCGATTGGGATGGAGCCAAGCAAAACAGTTTGCTGATCTACCTTTATCAGACGGAGGTAAATCCATATTTGCGTAATTTGCCGCCAACGATACTTGCGAAGGAATCGATCGACAATCAAGCGCCGGCGCTAATGTCTGTCCCGGCGCCGCTCGTGGTGGATCTGACCTACATGATGGTTGCATATGGAAGTTCCGGCGAGAATGAGCAAATTATCGCCAATGGGCTGATTAATATGCTGGATACGTGCGGCTATATACCGGATACCTACCTTACTCGCGGGCTCAAGTTAAGCGGGAATGATGCCCTTGCTGTGGTACCCCAGACCACGTCGTTTCACGAGCTTCGTGATTTATGGGCCCCTTTTTCTCAAAAGAGCTACTAA
- a CDS encoding phage late control D family protein: MSESIGGSDTPTAHNAAEGAGASKTRDSGSTYGVARNANELRNLTCDGNAIAGVAKAAVASIVVVQEINVPAMCQIVFDIGERWAQEDFDKFKPGAKLELPSEGAKDALLAPMYVSGMTLDASAGRVMLTVTAFDKMHFLRFGAYTTPFAKKSDAAIFEWVANSVTGLTLSVSELRAEPYPYVLQDNETRYDFLLRRCKQANYECMIETQGGKEMLIVRSNHQGGSTFMTLAYKKDVEAINLDMRVPTLGSTVTSLGYNVSSGETDAGSCSSDSRRDKAMGNQTGFDVASPFGSSPITLRRPDLNDASSLDYVSAAERAHHQHAFIEGTATLRGVNLQARAGINIRLVGTSTSFDGPYYVVKSTHRFDRNNDVTALDLKRSAM, translated from the coding sequence ATGTCTGAATCGATAGGCGGCAGCGATACGCCTACCGCACACAATGCCGCCGAAGGGGCCGGGGCATCGAAGACGCGCGATTCCGGTTCGACGTATGGCGTTGCGCGCAACGCAAACGAATTGCGCAACCTTACCTGTGACGGCAATGCGATCGCAGGCGTGGCGAAAGCTGCCGTGGCTTCGATCGTCGTCGTGCAAGAGATCAACGTGCCGGCCATGTGCCAGATCGTCTTCGACATCGGCGAGCGGTGGGCACAAGAGGACTTCGACAAGTTCAAGCCCGGCGCGAAGCTGGAGCTTCCGAGCGAGGGGGCGAAAGACGCGTTGCTAGCGCCGATGTATGTGAGCGGGATGACGCTCGACGCCAGCGCTGGGCGCGTAATGTTGACGGTAACCGCCTTCGACAAAATGCATTTCCTGCGGTTTGGCGCATACACGACGCCATTTGCGAAGAAGAGCGACGCGGCCATCTTTGAATGGGTGGCCAATTCGGTAACAGGCTTGACGCTTTCCGTGAGTGAGTTGAGGGCCGAACCTTATCCCTATGTTCTTCAGGACAACGAAACCCGCTACGACTTTCTTTTGCGGCGCTGCAAACAGGCGAATTACGAGTGCATGATCGAGACGCAGGGAGGCAAGGAAATGCTGATCGTGCGCTCGAATCATCAGGGTGGAAGCACGTTCATGACGCTGGCTTATAAGAAAGACGTGGAAGCGATCAACCTCGACATGCGTGTGCCGACGCTCGGATCGACGGTTACGTCACTGGGGTACAACGTTTCGAGCGGCGAGACGGATGCTGGGTCTTGCAGCTCGGATTCGCGGCGAGACAAAGCAATGGGGAATCAGACCGGGTTCGACGTGGCGAGTCCGTTTGGCTCGTCGCCGATCACGCTGAGGCGTCCCGATCTGAATGATGCGAGTTCGCTCGACTATGTGTCCGCGGCAGAGCGCGCCCATCATCAGCATGCCTTTATCGAGGGGACGGCGACGCTCAGAGGTGTCAATCTTCAAGCAAGAGCTGGGATCAATATCAGGCTCGTCGGGACGAGCACGAGTTTCGACGGCCCGTATTACGTCGTGAAAAGCACGCATAGATTCGATCGCAATAACGATGTCACCGCCTTGGATTTGAAACGGAGCGCGATGTGA
- a CDS encoding DUF6760 family protein, with translation MMALAHRDRWRWCEEISRINDKINAAEQPERPIGIDIRELG, from the coding sequence GTGATGGCGTTGGCGCATAGAGACCGGTGGCGCTGGTGCGAAGAGATCAGCAGGATCAACGACAAAATCAATGCGGCGGAGCAGCCGGAACGGCCGATCGGAATCGATATTCGCGAGTTGGGTTGA